The following are encoded in a window of Perca fluviatilis chromosome 21, GENO_Pfluv_1.0, whole genome shotgun sequence genomic DNA:
- the fbxl15 gene encoding F-box/LRR-repeat protein 15 isoform X1: MDEETKMRTRCHLLDLPWEDVLVPHILCYLPLQHLVSLQRVSKQFHSLIQMYLANCRTFDLSSIGPSIPKEAFCSILKDNKLLHNLSLQNCSAWVTDKELLPVIGQNQHLQRVDMSGCVWLTRHSLVAVSLSCMHLQNLGLAHCEWVDSLSLRSLADHCRGLQSIDLTACRQLKDDAICYLAKKCLKLRSLSCAVNANVTDESVEEVAKNCRGLEQLDLTGCLRVRNQSIRTLAEYCPKLQSLKVNHCHNVTESSLDPLRKRNVVIDVEPPLQRALVLLQDVLGFAPFINLQI, encoded by the exons ATGGATGAAGAAACAAAGATGCGAAC CAGATGTCATCTTTTGGACTTGCCCTGGGAGGATGTACTTGTTCCACATATTTTGTGCTATTTGCCGCTGCAACACCTTGTCAGCCTGCAGAGGGTGAGCAAGCAGTTCCACAGCCTCATCCAGATGTATTTGgccaactgcaggacttttGATCTGTCCTCG ATTGGACCATCCATTCCCAAGGAAGCATTTTGCTCCATCTTAAAGGACAACAAACTTCTCCACAACCTCTCACTCCAGAACTGTTCAGCCTGGGTGACAGACAAGGAGCTGCTGCCAGTTATCGGCCAGAACCAACACCTGCAGAGAGTGGACATGAGCGGATGTGTTTGGCTCACCCGTCACTCCCTGGTGGCCGTGTCCTTGAGCTGCATGCACCTCCAGAACCTCGGCCTGGCGCACTGCGAGTGGGTGGACAGCCTGTCCCTGCGCAGCCTGGCTGACCACTGCAGGGGGCTGCAGTCCATTGACCTCACAGCCTGCCGCCAGCTCAAAGACGACGCCATCTGCTACCTGGCCAAGAAGTGTTTGAAGTTGAGGTCTCTATCTTGTGCAGTCAACGCCAACGTCACTGACGAATCGGTAGAGGAGGTGGCCAAAAACTGCAGGGGCCTGGAGCAGCTGGACCTGACAGGCTGCCTGCGGGTCAGGAACCAGTCCATCAG GACTCTTGCAGAGTACTGCCCGAAGCTGCAGTCCTTGAAGGTGAATCACTGTCACAATGTGACAGAGTCAAGCCTGGATCCTCTACGGAAGCGCAATGTAGTGATAGATGTTGAGCCTCCTTTACAGAGGGCTCTGGTGCTTCTTCAGGATGTGCTGGGGTTTGCTCCCTTTATCAATCTCCAGATATAG
- the fbxl15 gene encoding F-box/LRR-repeat protein 15 isoform X2, translating into MDEETKMRTCHLLDLPWEDVLVPHILCYLPLQHLVSLQRVSKQFHSLIQMYLANCRTFDLSSIGPSIPKEAFCSILKDNKLLHNLSLQNCSAWVTDKELLPVIGQNQHLQRVDMSGCVWLTRHSLVAVSLSCMHLQNLGLAHCEWVDSLSLRSLADHCRGLQSIDLTACRQLKDDAICYLAKKCLKLRSLSCAVNANVTDESVEEVAKNCRGLEQLDLTGCLRVRNQSIRTLAEYCPKLQSLKVNHCHNVTESSLDPLRKRNVVIDVEPPLQRALVLLQDVLGFAPFINLQI; encoded by the exons ATGGATGAAGAAACAAAGATGCGAAC ATGTCATCTTTTGGACTTGCCCTGGGAGGATGTACTTGTTCCACATATTTTGTGCTATTTGCCGCTGCAACACCTTGTCAGCCTGCAGAGGGTGAGCAAGCAGTTCCACAGCCTCATCCAGATGTATTTGgccaactgcaggacttttGATCTGTCCTCG ATTGGACCATCCATTCCCAAGGAAGCATTTTGCTCCATCTTAAAGGACAACAAACTTCTCCACAACCTCTCACTCCAGAACTGTTCAGCCTGGGTGACAGACAAGGAGCTGCTGCCAGTTATCGGCCAGAACCAACACCTGCAGAGAGTGGACATGAGCGGATGTGTTTGGCTCACCCGTCACTCCCTGGTGGCCGTGTCCTTGAGCTGCATGCACCTCCAGAACCTCGGCCTGGCGCACTGCGAGTGGGTGGACAGCCTGTCCCTGCGCAGCCTGGCTGACCACTGCAGGGGGCTGCAGTCCATTGACCTCACAGCCTGCCGCCAGCTCAAAGACGACGCCATCTGCTACCTGGCCAAGAAGTGTTTGAAGTTGAGGTCTCTATCTTGTGCAGTCAACGCCAACGTCACTGACGAATCGGTAGAGGAGGTGGCCAAAAACTGCAGGGGCCTGGAGCAGCTGGACCTGACAGGCTGCCTGCGGGTCAGGAACCAGTCCATCAG GACTCTTGCAGAGTACTGCCCGAAGCTGCAGTCCTTGAAGGTGAATCACTGTCACAATGTGACAGAGTCAAGCCTGGATCCTCTACGGAAGCGCAATGTAGTGATAGATGTTGAGCCTCCTTTACAGAGGGCTCTGGTGCTTCTTCAGGATGTGCTGGGGTTTGCTCCCTTTATCAATCTCCAGATATAG
- the gpx9 gene encoding glutathione peroxidase 9, which produces MANKSIYDFSAETLDGQLVPLSNYRGKVLLIINVATFUGSTIEEYHRMNTLMEMFGDLNFTVLGFPSNQFGLQSPEVNHETLNVLKYVRPGGGFVPKFPVFGKIEVNGLNEEPLFAYLKESLPFVNPVIGDMKKFYWSPIKVNDIRWNFEKFLITADGMPFKRYELHCPIENVEKDIAELL; this is translated from the exons ATGGCGAATAAATCAATCTATGATTTCTCTGCTGAGACCCTGGATGGACAGCTGGTTCCGCTCAGTAACTACAGGGGTAAAGTGCTTCTCATCATCAATGTTGCCACCTTCTGAGGGTCAACAATAGAGGAG TACCACCGAATGAATACACTCATGGAAATGTTTGGCGACCTCAACTTCACTGTCCTAGGATTCCCCAGCAACCAATTTGGTCTTCAGTCACCTG AAGTGAATCATGAAACCCTCAATGTTCTGAAGTATGTGAGACCTGGTGGCGGGTTTGTGCCAAAGTTTCCTGTCTTTGGAAAGATTGAGGTGAATGGATTAAATGAAGAGCCTCTTTTCGCCTATCTAAAG GAATCTTTGCCATTTGTGAACCCTGTAATTGGAGATATGAAGAAATTCTACTGGTCCCCAATCAAAGTAAATGATATTCGATGGAATTTTGAGAAGTTTCTAATTACTGCAGATGGCATGCCCTTCAAAAG ATATGAACTTCACTGCCCCATTGAGAATGTGGAGAAGGACATAGCAGAACTTCTCTAA
- the ndufb8 gene encoding NADH dehydrogenase [ubiquinone] 1 beta subcomplex subunit 8, mitochondrial, translating into MAGVGFRRWAQALSKGKGSGISALLSGCRAASGATKDGLPGPYPTTPDEKAAAAKKYNMRVEDYEPYPDKGEGYGDYPKLPDRSQHERDPWYQWDHPDLRRNWGEPMHWNFDMFIRNRVDTSPSPVSWSTMCKQLFGFIGFMLFMFYVGEKMPAYQPVAPKQYPYNNLYLERGGDPEKQPEEVKNYEI; encoded by the exons ATGGCTGGTGTTGGTTTCCGACGGTGGGCCCAGGCTCTCTCTAAAGGGAAAGGTTCTGGCATTTCAGCACTTTTGTCGGGATGTAGAGCAG CCTCTGGTGCGACAAAGGATGGTCTACCTGGTCCATACCCGACGACCCCCGATGAgaaggctgctgctgcaaagaaGTACAACATGAGGGTTGAGGACTATGAACCATATCCCGACAAGGGCGAGGG CTATGGTGATTATCCAAAGTTACCAGATAGATCTCAGCATGAGAGAGACCCCTGGTACCAGTGGGACCACCCTGACCTGAGGAGGAACTGGGGAGAGCCG ATGCATTGGAATTTTGACATGTTCATCAGGAACCGTGTGGATACATCTCCCAGCCCTGTGTCCTGGTCCACAATGTGCAAACAACTGTTTGGTTTCATCGGGTTCATGCTGTTCATGTTCTACGTTGGGGAGAAAATGCCAGCTTACCAACCTGTT GCACCAAAACAGTATCCCTATAACAACCTGTActtggagagaggaggagatccGGAAAAACAACCAGAGGAAGTCAAAAATTATGAAATCTAA